A single window of Gymnogyps californianus isolate 813 chromosome 16, ASM1813914v2, whole genome shotgun sequence DNA harbors:
- the LOC127023002 gene encoding somatomedin-B and thrombospondin type-1 domain-containing protein-like has product MQGLLLCGGWLLAAGYLAGAMGSCRHRCCPGRNNACWAPGARRAHCYCDSYCERTGDCCEDYQAMCRRAAVGCAVGPWGPWSGCSSPCGVGSKARSRQVTVPPRHGGEPCPDLKQRRGCLGEHPTCGMAKEVAKILPDSFSRDFRDPWRRGRLLLPEEPSGSPLPSYCGYFRLTQVGPPCRGQAWSRRLHQDKQVCVKCRGDTSHRRPHCTGHGLQGARTFWVAVSVAGCQGSWVQEGLQEGCVCSQPALIFV; this is encoded by the exons CGGGTGCCATGGGCAGCTGCCGGCACCGGTGCTGCCCGGGCAGAAACAACGCTTGCTGGGCCCCAGGCGCCCGCCGGGCTCACTGCTACTGTGACTCATACTGTGAGAGGACGGGCGACTGCTGCGAGGACTACCAAGCCATGTGCCGCCGCGCCG CCGTGGGCTGTGCAGTGGGGCCCTGGGGGCCGTGGAGCGGGTGCAGCTCCCCGTGCGGGGTTGGCAGCAAGGCCCGCAGCCGCCAGGTCACCGTTCCGCCCCGGCACGGAGGGGAGCCCTGTCCCGACCTCAAGCAGCGCCGCGGCTGCCTGGGGGAGCACCCGACCTGCGGGATGGCCAAAG AGGTGGCCAAGATACTACCTGACTCCTTCAGCCGGGACTTCAGGGATCCCTGGCGAAGAGgtaggctgctgctgccggagGAGCCATCTGG ctcccccctccccagctacTGCGGCTATTTCCGCCTGACGCAGGTAGGGCCCCCCTGCCGCGGGCAGGCCTGGAGCCGCCGGCTGCACCAGGACAAGCAGGTGTGCGTCAAGTGCCGGGGGGACACGTCCCACCGCCGTCCCCATTGCACCGGACACGGGCTGCAAGGAGCCAG GACGTTTTGGGTGGCTGTCTCCGTGGCGGGGTGCCAGGGCTCATGGGtgcaggaggggctgcaggagggttGTGTCTGCTCCCAGCCGGCTCTCATCTTCGTGTAG